The following are encoded together in the Tripterygium wilfordii isolate XIE 37 chromosome 18, ASM1340144v1, whole genome shotgun sequence genome:
- the LOC119984147 gene encoding uncharacterized protein LOC119984147 has product MAENKEVVPPKYDVNAKWDACLDLTIRRFVYSSAAGTFGGLLLFRSPVTRWASVAFGAGVGLGSAYTECSRIFDGSPAMLAPPKIEDSPAKSEPPKIEDSPAKLAPPETVDSHSPQDKQD; this is encoded by the exons ATGGCAGAAAACAAGGAAGTTGTGCCTCCCAAGTACGACGTTAACGCCAAATGGGACGCATGTCTTGATCTGACGATCCGCCGATTCGTTTACTCCTCCGCGGCTGGGACGTTTGGCGGTCTCCTACTATTCA GGAGTCCGGTGACTCGCTGGGCATCTGTAGCTTTTGGTGCTGGAGTGGGCCTAGGATCTGCATATACAGAGTGTTCTCGCATTTTTGATGGATCTCCTGCAATGTTGGCACCTCCTAAGATTGAAGATTCTCCTGCGAAGTCGGAACCTCCTAAGATTGAAGATTCTCCTGCAAAGTTGGCACCTCCTGAGACTGTAGATTCTCATTCTCCTCAG GATAAGCAGGACTGA
- the LOC119984704 gene encoding adenylate kinase, chloroplastic, with amino-acid sequence MWQLATNIFFHFYHRGKKQTKNRESGRGRGERDMASSSSSTVNFYQPSVSLPISSSPNHHHKLLHSRLSFAASFNSCLSFRLDQSRLGSRLRKSQSPNTPNFVVVASAKADPLKVMISGAPASGKGTQCELIKKKYGLVHIAAGDLLRAEIASASENGRRAKEYMEKGQLVPNEIVVMMVKERLLRPDAQQNGWLLDGYPRSLSQATALKEFGFQPDLFIVLDVPEEILVDRVVGRRSDPVTGKIYHLKYSPPETEEIAARLTQRFDDTEEKVKLRLQTHNQNVEAVLSLYEDITVKVNGTLPKQDVFAQIDSALSKLLEERKARSGSLAV; translated from the exons ATGTGGCAACTGGCAACCaatattttcttccatttttacCATCGGGGCAAGAAACAGACAAAGAACAGGGAGTCAGGGAGaggaaggggagagagagacatggctagcagcagcagcagcactgTAAATTTTTATCAGCCCAGCGTCTCTCTCCCTATCTCTTCTTCCCCAAACCACCACCATAAGCTTCTCCATTCGCGATTATCTTTTGCTGCTTCTTTCAATTCCTGCCTCTCTTTCCGCTTGGATCAATCCCGGCTCGGTTCTCGTCTCAGGAAATCCCAGTCGCCAAATACTCCCAATTTCGTG GTTGTAGCTTCTGCTAAAGCGGATCCTCTGAAGGTAATGATATCTGGAGCTCCAGCTTCTGGTAAAGGTACTCAATGCGAACTCATCAAGAAGAAA TATGGTTTGGTGCATATTGCTGCTGGAGATTTACTGAGGGCAGAAATTGCTTCAGCAAGTGAAAATGGGAGGCGGGCAAAGGAATACATGGAGAAAGGGCAATTAGTCCCTAATGAAATAGTTGTTATG ATGGTCAAGGAGCGTCTACTGCGGCCAGATGCTCAACAAAACGgttggcttttggatggatatccCAGGAGCTTATCCCAAGCTACTGCCTTGAAGGAATTTGGGTTCCAGCCtgatctttttattgttctagAT GTCCCTGAAGAGATTCTTGTTGACAGGGTCGTTGGACGCAGGTCAGATCCTGTTACTGGGAAGATATATCACTTGAAGTATTCTCCCCCAGAGACCGAAGAAATTGCTGCCAGGCTTACCCAACGTTTTGATGATACTGAAGAGAAG GTGAAGTTGCGGTTACAAACTCATAATCAAAATGTGGAGGCAGTACTTTCATTGTATGAAGACATCACAGTCAAG GTAAATGGAACTCTCCCCAAACAGGATGTATTTGCCCAAATTGACAGCGCTCTGTCAAAACTACTCGAGGAAAGGAAGGCTAGGTCGGGATCTCTGGCCGTATAG
- the LOC119984295 gene encoding uncharacterized protein LOC119984295, translating into MSKELAPCECPKKQACILYFSVLVPSESKILHLYEARYLALLEESLSRTKKLFVHFVLDPIAINDTGSEGSFAARYGCLVLVQKVERLDVGALVSIRGIGRVKILKFAQADPYLKGEVLPIQDRVPESESELSSKIMAVKEALYSLNSLEMKLKAPMEASLQTRILNSLNWAENEPCFEGNESFIPSLAERLSFAALQPVSGSTQSELVKLQQEKLRAMDLKDTPQRLDNSIKFAKQNISMVAAKLAIQSLGI; encoded by the exons ATGTCAAAGGAGTTAGCCCCATGTGAATGTCCAAAAAAGCAAGCTTGTATATTGTACTTCTCG GTTCTTGTTCCATCTGAGAGTAAGATTCTGCATTTGTATGAAGCAAGATATCTAGCTCTGTTGGAGgag TCTTTGTCAAGAACAAAGAagctttttgtgcattttgtgtTGGATCCCATAGCCATTAATGATACAGGATCTGAGGGATCATTCGCTGCTAGATATGGTTGTTTGGTTCTTGTCCAAAAA GTTGAGCGATTAGATGTTGGAGCTCTGGTCTCTATTAGGGGAATTGGTCGTGTTAAGATTCTGAAATTCGCACAG GCAGATCCCTACCTGAAAGGTGAAGTCCTACCAATACAGGATAGGGTTCCGGAAAGTGAAAGTGAACTTAGCTCGAAAATTATGGCAGTAAAGGAGGCTCTATACAGTTTGAATAGCCTGGAAATGAAGCTAAAG GCTCCCATGGAGGCATCATTGCAGACTCGTATCTTGAACTCTCTAAATTGGGCTGAAAACGAACCTTGCTTTGAAGGCAATGAATCTTTCATTCCATCTTTGGCTGAACGCTTGTCCTTCGCAGCACTACAACCTGTTTCAG GATCAACTCAGTCAGAGCTGGTGAAGTTGCAGCAAGAGAAGCTAAGAGCAATGGATCTAAAAGACACTCCACAAAGGCTAGATAATTCGATCAAATTTGCTAAACAGAATATATCCATGGTCGCCGCCAAGCTTGCGATTCAGTCATTAGGGATTTAG
- the LOC119984409 gene encoding patellin-3-like — MADETPSSLQPPAPASQDSQPPTMPTVTKSDSPSITQKDEIPAPPPETPDAQDSDSKVTEESSPAPAATAESRSLASMMQRDGSASPPLTTTEAEESEVAEKSSTSKEEVVVAEVVKDKEEEKQIQEKKIPQTLISFKEESNKVSDLLDVERNALLELKQLVQDALNAHQFTSPPPPPPPPEQQEKQEVQTTQENPEVEAESDVSTELTPPAPKEEEESKAQEQEIPKKETLEEAPKVTIPAEEVSIWGIPLLKDDRSDVILLKFLRARDFKVRDAFVMLKNTIKWRKEFDIDTLLDEDLGDDLDKVVFMHEHDREGHPVCYNVYGEFQNKGLYQNTFSDEEKRNKFLRWRIQFLERSIRKLDFRPGGINTIFQVNDLKNSPGPGKRELRIATKQALQLLQDNYPEFVAKQVFVNVPWWYIAFYTMISPFMTQRTKSKFVFAGPAKSAETLFKYISPEQVPIQYGGLSVDYCDCNPEFTVADAATEITLKPATKHTVEIVIYEKCVIVWELRVIGWEVSYGAEFAPDAKDQYTVVIRKRTKMAPTHEPVVNSCFKVDELGKLLLTIDNPTTKKKKLIYRFNVKPYFE, encoded by the exons ATGGCCGATGAAACTCCATCCTCACTCCAACCCCCAGCACCGGCCTCGCAAGATTCCCAACCACCAACAATGCCAACGGTGACTAAATCTGACTCACCGTCAATTACGCAGAAGGATGAGATACCAGCACCACCGCCAGAAACACCAGATGCTCAGGACTCTGATTCCAAAGTGACTGAAGAGTCGTCTCCGGCACCAGCAGCTACGGCGGAGTCTAGATCATTGGCGTCTATGATGCAGAGAGATGGCTCTGCTTCGCCGCCGCTGACGACGACAGAAGCGGAGGAGTCTGAGGTGGCGGAGAAGTCTTCTACTAGCAAGGAAGAGGTGGTTGTGGCGGAGGTTGTGAAggataaagaagaagagaaacagaTTCAGGAGAAAAAAATTCCTCAAACTCTGATTTCATTCAAGGAGGAGAGCAACAAAGTTTCTGATCTCTTGGATGTCGAGAGGAACGCCTTGCTAGAGCTGAAGCAGCTCGTACAAGACGCTCTCAACGCTCACCAATTCACTTCaccgccgccgccgccaccaccacctGAGCAACAAGAGAAACAAGAAGTCCAAACAACACAAGAAAACCCAGAAGTTGAAGCAGAATCTGACGTCAGCACCGAATTGACTCCACCAGCacccaaagaagaagaagaatcaaaagCACAGGAACAAGAAATTCCAAAAAAGGAAACCCTAGAAGAAGCGCCAAAAGTGACAATTCCAGCAGAGGAGGTTTCAATTTGGGGAATTCCTCTCCTTAAGGATGATAGAAGTGATGTGATTCTGTTGAAATTCCTGAGGGCTAGGGATTTCAAGGTGAGGGATGCGTTTGTGATGCTAAAGAACACTATCAAATGGAGGAAGGAGTTTGATATTGATACCCTTCTGGATGAAGATCTGGGTGATGATTTGGATAAAGTCGTGTTCATGCATGAGCATGACAGGGAGGGGCATCCTGTGTGTTACAATGTGTATGGAGAGTTCCAAAACAAGGGTTTATATCAGAATACGTTTTCAGATGAGGAAAAACGGAACAAGTTTCTGCGGTGGCGAATTCAGTTCTTGGAGAGGAGTATAAGGAAGCTTGATTTTAGGCCTGGAGGAATCAATACCATTTTTCAGGTTAATGATCTCAAGAATTCTCCCGGGCCGGGAAAGCGCGAGCTGCGAATTGCTACTAAGCAAGCTCTCCAGTTACTCCAAGACAATTACCCTGAATTTGTTGCCAaacag GTGTTTGTTAATGTTCCTTGGTGGTACATTGCTTTCTATACAATGATAAGCCCCTTCATGACCCAGAGAACCAAAAGCAAGTTTGTTTTTGCAGGCCCTGCAAAATCCGCTGAGACCCTTTTCAA ATACATATCACCAGAGCAAGTGCCTATTCAATATGGCGGCCTCAGCGTCGATTACTGTGATTGCAACCCAGAATTCACCGTTGCCGATGCTGCAACGGAAATTACTCTAAAACCAGCAACCAAGCATACTGTAGAGATTGTAATCTATGAG AAATGTGTCATTGTTTGGGAGCTTCGTGTCATTGGGTGGGAGGTGAGCTATGGAGCTGAATTTGCCCCTGATGCTAAAGATCAATATACAGTTGTAATTCGGAAACGTACAAAAATGGCCCCAACACATGAACCAGTGGTGAATAGCTGCTTCAAAGTTGACGAACTTGGTAAACTATTGCTCACAATTGATAACCCAAccaccaaaaagaagaagcttaTTTACAGGTTCAACGTCAAACCCTATTTTGAATGA
- the LOC119984705 gene encoding protein phosphatase 1 regulatory subunit INH3-like, which produces MARQRTASTSSVTTVTLQTPDHPLLQKHPPQTLVLRLNRKKNVSWKEGTVDNEFMQKKSSKKCCIFHKQKPFDGDDSGDEHDHVHDDHRSQS; this is translated from the coding sequence ATGGCTCGACAGAGGACCGCCTCAACCTCCTCTGTAACCACCGTGACTCTTCAAACCCCTGACCATCCTCTCCTACAGAAACATCCGCCACAAACACTGGTTCTCCGGCTGAACCGGAAGAAGAATGTGTCATGGAAGGAGGGCACCGTGGACAACGAATTCATGCAGAAGAAAAGCTCCAAGAAGTGCTGTATCTTCCACAAGCAGAAGCCCTTCGACGGGGACGACAGTGGCGATGAACACGATCATGTTCACGATGATCACCGGTCACAATCATGA
- the LOC119984146 gene encoding serine/threonine-protein kinase-like protein CCR4 has product MAHSLIFFFLFFFSSLIPFIHSLSTVSISRATSNQTLVCALTRQSSLNCSSFPSGIQIPVNPNTSFSGLVGGDGFMCALTSFSSLSTSAIFCWRFSANGTNMEYKRIYNGTTVNELEAGDTHICGLLGDSNQLDCWQWREFNSTIPQNLSKIAVAGDSVCGLSETGRPNCTPSGISTGIANVPNGNYSVIAAGSRHACAINSGNSLDCWGDWVGEIPQGEFISLALGDDRSCALRTKGSVVCWGQNNFSLPESLGDSSFISIEAKRGVFCGVLTVNFSLQCWGNENFETNHAVFEEVLPGPCRNECPCGPLPYSGTICGQGYICQHCETRTLPSLPPVSPPSPPPQLGSRSDGWSPKMVAFLVMGCVGSLASLLVLCFFCLKYCKIKGCRVHDSGPLEEATEQNPNQNQGAAPPVLQKRLSQLTSMGNAGNLEEFSLQELLQSTNNFGENNKIGTGSFGAVYYANLTDGREVAIKRAETSNSSPYITVATRREQDKDTAFINELESLSRLNHKNLVRLLGFCEDSNERVLVYEYMTNGTLHDHLHKLGNSPLMSWSARIKVALDAARGIEYLHVYAVPPIIHRDIKSSNILIDDTWTAKVSDFGLSMMGPVGDESHVSLRVAGTVGYVDPEYYRLQQVTTKSDVYSFAVVLLEMLSGCKAIHKNENGVPRNVVDYMVPYIVQDEIDRVLDPKVPPPTPFEREAVRYVGYLAADCVTLEGRDRPSMTEIVDSLERAFNACLVHPSSLSRSTTGSST; this is encoded by the coding sequence ATGGCTCactctctcatcttcttcttcctctttttcttctcttctttgattccattcattcattcactctCAACTGTATCAATCTCTCGTGCTACGTCTAATCAGACCTTAGTTTGTGCATTAACCCGTCAATCTTCTCTCAACTGTTCTAGTTTTCCTTCTGGAATCCAAATCCCTGTGAATCCCAATACTTCTTTTTCTGGTCTTGTGGGAGGAGATGGGTTTATGTGTGCCTTAACGTCTTTCTCTTCTTTATCCACTTCTGCTATTTTTTGCTGGAGATTCTCTGCTAATGGTACTAACATGGAGTATAAGAGAATCTATAATGGCACCACAGTTAATGAACTTGAAGCAGGAGACACCCACATTTGTGGTCTTTTGGGTGATTCCAATCAGCTTGATTGCTGGCAGTGGAGGGAGTTCAACTCAACAATCCCTCAAAATCTCTCGAAAATTGCAGTCGCCGGTGACTCGGTTTGTGGTTTATCCGAGACTGGAAGGCCTAATTGCACACCAAGTGGTATCAGTACTGGCATTGCTAATGTTCCTAATGGAAATTATAGTGTGATAGCTGCAGGATCAAGACATGCTTGTGCAATCAATTCTGGTAATTCTTTGGATTGTTGGGGAGATTGGGTTGGTGAGATTCCACAAGGTGAGTTCATTTCATTGGCCTTGGGAGATGACAGAAGTTGTGCATTGAGGACTAAAGGGAGTGTAGTCTGTTGGGGGCAGAATAACTTCAGTTTGCCAGAAAGTCTGGGAGATTCCTCATTTATTTCCATTGAAGCAAAGAGAGGAGTTTTTTGTGGAGTATTGACTGTAAATTTTTCCTTGCAATGTTGGGGTAATGAGAATTTTGAGACCAATCATGCAGTTTTTGAAGAGGTTCTGCCAGGACCCTGTAGAAATGAGTGTCCCTGTGGTCCATTGCCGTATTCCGGCACGATTTGTGGCCAAGGATATATATGCCAGCATTGTGAGACGAGAACTCTACCATCTCTACCACCAGTATCACCACCTTCCCCCCCGCCACAACTGGGTTCCAGAAGCGATGGTTGGAGTCCCAAAATGGTGGCTTTTCTGGTCATGGGTTGTGTGGGTTCTCTGGCATCATTGCTTGTCTTGTGCTTCTTTTGCCTCAAATATTGTAAGATCAAAGGTTGTCGCGTGCACGATTCAGGGCCATTGGAAGAGGCAACGGAACAGAATCCGAACCAGAACCAAGGAGCTGCACCACCAGTATTGCAGAAGAGACTTAGCCAGTTAACCAGCATGGGAAATGCAGGTAATTTAGAGGAGTTTTCATTGCAAGAACTCCTTCAATCCACAAACAATTTTggagaaaataacaaaatcgGCACGGGCAGCTTTGGAGCAGTGTATTATGCCAATCTAACAGATGGAAGAGAAGTTGCAATCAAGAGAGCAGAAACATCAAACTCTTCACCATATATTACAGTTGCCACCAGAAGAGAACAAGACAAGGACACTGCCTTCATCAACGAGCTCGAATCACTGTCCCGGCTCAACCACAAGAACCTCGTCCGTCTCTTAGGATTCTGTGAGGATTCCAATGAACGTGTATTAGTCTATGAGTACATGACCAATGGAACACTCCATGACCATCTCCACAAACTTGGGAACTCCCCCTTAATGTCTTGGTCCGCAAGGATCAAAGTGGCATTGGATGCAGCCAGAGGGATTGAGTACTTGCACGTCTACGCTGTACCACCAATCATACACCGCGATATCAAGTCATCAAACATATTGATCGATGACACATGGACCGCCAAGGTGTCCGATTTCGGGCTCTCCATGATGGGTCCCGTGGGGGACGAGTCACACGTGTCGTTACGAGTAGCTGGCACAGTTGGGTACGTGGACCCAGAGTACTACAGGCTGCAGCAGGTGACTACTAAGAGTGATGTGTATAGTTTTGCAGTAGTATTGCTGGAGATGTTAAGTGGGTGCAAAGCCATTCACAAGAATGAGAATGGTGTGCCAAGGAATGTGGTTGATTATATGGTTCCATACATTGTTCAGGATGAGATAGATAGGGTTTTGGACCCAAAGGTGCCACCACCAACACCATTTGAAAGAGAGGCAGTAAGGTATGTAGGGTACTTAGCAGCAGATTGTGTGACATTAGAAGGCAGAGATAGGCCATCCATGACTGAGATTGTAGATAGTTTAGAAAGAGCCTTCAATGCTTGTCTGGTTCACCCTTCATCATTGTCCCGGTCCACGACCGGGTCCTCGACGTAG